A stretch of the Carcharodon carcharias isolate sCarCar2 chromosome 28, sCarCar2.pri, whole genome shotgun sequence genome encodes the following:
- the si:ch211-223a10.1 gene encoding palmitoyltransferase akr1 isoform X3, protein MLPAASLSHWAASGSAAFAEALRWGDLQQCARWLQQDRAVLGARGWHGFTPLHHAAYRGHRALSYLLLEHGADSNIPNDAGETPFHFACRRGELCIMHQMVKNGANVTALDHQGKTALHQAVSGGSIHQEVTKLLNKYSKEQQRGKPKQPTGLYYGCLLLPGVLSSIVFLIASYLGKYGGAFSVVAFAILARMVFFQYHRISHLARLPNPMYVGTFAAGIFHSLYCFYYKILPVLWPDKLLLWCMTMLATTLLWMFKELLTRDPGNLQKSGCEAEYSTVTQLIEANQNPSRFCIYCEVIQPEQTKHCRLCNTCMVNFDHHCLFLMKCVARDNQRLFVLFLLEVFVCHLTFTASALYCLNLRYGLNLEVAQSVLSLESWVVGLALMNLATAVWELMVLKDQLVTISTNSTTTFTHRPNATAYSWGRRLKNVTTFLLTGIRLQSSQRNFSSQF, encoded by the exons gttGGCATGGCTTCACACCACTTCACCACGCAGCGTATCGCGGCCACAGGGCGTTGTCATATCTACTGCTGGAACATGGGGCAGACAGCAACATCCCCAATGATGCAGGGGAGACACCCTTTCATTTTGCCTGCAG GCGTGGGGAGCTCTGCATTATGCATCAAATGGTGAAGAATGGAGCGAATGTGACAGCACTGGATCACCAAGGGAAGACTGCGCTTCACCAAGCCGTGTCTGGTGGTAGTAT ACACCAGGAAGTAACAAAGCTTCTGAACAAGTACAGTAAGGAACAACAGAGGGGGAAGCCCAAGCAACCAACtg GACTATATTACGGCTGCCTGCTTCTCCCAGGGGTCCTGAGCTCCATCGTGTTCCTCATCGCAAGCTACCTCGGGAAATATGGGGGAGCTTTCAGCGTCGTTGCTTTTGCAATCCTCGCCAGGATGGTTTTTTTCCAGTACCACCGCATCTCTCATCTGGCCAG GTTACCAAACCCAATGTATGTCGGCACCTTTGCTGCTGGGATCTTTCACTCGTTATACTGCTTCTACTACAAGATCCTGCCTG TTCTGTGGCCAGATAAGCTACTGCTGTGGTGCATGACTATGCTGGCCACCACCTTGCTGTGGATGTTTAAGGAGCTGTTAACCAGGGACCCAGGGAACCTGCAGAAATCTGGCTGTGAAGCAGAGTACTCAACGGTCACTCAGCTTATCGAGGCAAATCAGAATCCGTCCAGGTTCTGTATCTACTGTGAG GTCATTCAGCCAGAACAAACAAAGCACTGTAGACTCTGCAACACCTGCATGGTCAACTTTGACCACCATTGTCTCTTCCTCATGAAATGTGTGGCCCGAGATAATCAGCGACTCTTCGTCCTGTTCCTCTTGGAAGTCTTCGTCTGTCACCTGACCTTCACGGCATCGGCTCTGTATTGCCTGAACCTTCGATACGGACTGAACCTCGAGGTAGCCCAGTCCGTTCTCAGCCTCGAGTCCTGGGTGGTGGGACTGGCCCTGATGAACTTGGCCACCGCCGTGTGGGAGCTGATGGTCCTGAAGGATCAGCTGGTGACCATCTCCACAAACTCCACGACCACCTTCACGCATAGGCCAAACGCCACAGCCTACTCATGGGGTCGCCGTTTGAAAAATGTCACGACGTTCCTCCTCACCGGGATCAGGCTGCAGAGCAGCCAGAGAAATTTCTCCAGCCAGTTCTAA
- the si:ch211-223a10.1 gene encoding palmitoyltransferase AKR1 isoform X1: MLPAASLSHWAASGSAAFAEALRWGDLQQCARWLQQDRAVLGARGWHGFTPLHHAAYRGHRALSYLLLEHGADSNIPNDAGETPFHFACRRGELCIMHQMVKNGANVTALDHQGKTALHQAVSGGSIVAIRYLEEMGRFNFRDTDRFLQTPLHIAASLGNEDVTKYLLRDSRCRVEATDTWGMTPMHVAAQTGSVAICWLLLMEAGFAALQPQNKDGLAPLDLAKQGKTHRHQEVTKLLNKYSKEQQRGKPKQPTGLYYGCLLLPGVLSSIVFLIASYLGKYGGAFSVVAFAILARMVFFQYHRISHLARLPNPMYVGTFAAGIFHSLYCFYYKILPVLWPDKLLLWCMTMLATTLLWMFKELLTRDPGNLQKSGCEAEYSTVTQLIEANQNPSRFCIYCEVIQPEQTKHCRLCNTCMVNFDHHCLFLMKCVARDNQRLFVLFLLEVFVCHLTFTASALYCLNLRYGLNLEVAQSVLSLESWVVGLALMNLATAVWELMVLKDQLVTISTNSTTTFTHRPNATAYSWGRRLKNVTTFLLTGIRLQSSQRNFSSQF; encoded by the exons gttGGCATGGCTTCACACCACTTCACCACGCAGCGTATCGCGGCCACAGGGCGTTGTCATATCTACTGCTGGAACATGGGGCAGACAGCAACATCCCCAATGATGCAGGGGAGACACCCTTTCATTTTGCCTGCAG GCGTGGGGAGCTCTGCATTATGCATCAAATGGTGAAGAATGGAGCGAATGTGACAGCACTGGATCACCAAGGGAAGACTGCGCTTCACCAAGCCGTGTCTGGTGGTAGTAT AGTTGCCATCCGTTACCTGGAAGAAATGGGTCGGTTCAACTTCCGTGACACGGACAGGTTTTTGCAGACGCCCCTACACATCGCGGCATCGCTTGGCAATGAGGACGTCACGAAATACTTGCTGAGAGACTCG AGGTGCAGAGTGGAGGCGACTGACACTTGGGGGATGACTCCCATGCATGTGGCAGCACAGACGGGTTCAGTGGCCATTTGCTGGCTGCTGCTGATGGAGGCTGGTTTCGCCGCACTGCAGCCACAGAACAAGGATGGGCTCGCTCCTCTGGACCTCGCCAAGCAAGGAAAAACGCACAG ACACCAGGAAGTAACAAAGCTTCTGAACAAGTACAGTAAGGAACAACAGAGGGGGAAGCCCAAGCAACCAACtg GACTATATTACGGCTGCCTGCTTCTCCCAGGGGTCCTGAGCTCCATCGTGTTCCTCATCGCAAGCTACCTCGGGAAATATGGGGGAGCTTTCAGCGTCGTTGCTTTTGCAATCCTCGCCAGGATGGTTTTTTTCCAGTACCACCGCATCTCTCATCTGGCCAG GTTACCAAACCCAATGTATGTCGGCACCTTTGCTGCTGGGATCTTTCACTCGTTATACTGCTTCTACTACAAGATCCTGCCTG TTCTGTGGCCAGATAAGCTACTGCTGTGGTGCATGACTATGCTGGCCACCACCTTGCTGTGGATGTTTAAGGAGCTGTTAACCAGGGACCCAGGGAACCTGCAGAAATCTGGCTGTGAAGCAGAGTACTCAACGGTCACTCAGCTTATCGAGGCAAATCAGAATCCGTCCAGGTTCTGTATCTACTGTGAG GTCATTCAGCCAGAACAAACAAAGCACTGTAGACTCTGCAACACCTGCATGGTCAACTTTGACCACCATTGTCTCTTCCTCATGAAATGTGTGGCCCGAGATAATCAGCGACTCTTCGTCCTGTTCCTCTTGGAAGTCTTCGTCTGTCACCTGACCTTCACGGCATCGGCTCTGTATTGCCTGAACCTTCGATACGGACTGAACCTCGAGGTAGCCCAGTCCGTTCTCAGCCTCGAGTCCTGGGTGGTGGGACTGGCCCTGATGAACTTGGCCACCGCCGTGTGGGAGCTGATGGTCCTGAAGGATCAGCTGGTGACCATCTCCACAAACTCCACGACCACCTTCACGCATAGGCCAAACGCCACAGCCTACTCATGGGGTCGCCGTTTGAAAAATGTCACGACGTTCCTCCTCACCGGGATCAGGCTGCAGAGCAGCCAGAGAAATTTCTCCAGCCAGTTCTAA
- the si:ch211-223a10.1 gene encoding ankyrin-1 isoform X2 produces the protein MLPAASLSHWAASGSAAFAEALRWGDLQQCARWLQQDRAVLGARGWHGFTPLHHAAYRGHRALSYLLLEHGADSNIPNDAGETPFHFACRRGELCIMHQMVKNGANVTALDHQGKTALHQAVSGGSIVAIRYLEEMGRFNFRDTDRFLQTPLHIAASLGNEDVTKYLLRDSRCRVEATDTWGMTPMHVAAQTGSVAICWLLLMEAGFAALQPQNKDGLAPLDLAKQGKTHRHQEVTKLLNKYSKEQQRGKPKQPTGLYYGCLLLPGVLSSIVFLIASYLGKYGGAFSVVAFAILARMVFFQYHRISHLARLPNPMYVGTFAAGIFHSLYCFYYKILPVLWPDKLLLWCMTMLATTLLWMFKELLTRDPGNLQKSGCEAEYSTVTQLIEANQNPSRFCIYCEEGNIRIMEPGDLASASWLTETRDEEDECGRGAWFSKGRSSYLKLKGRQGLLCTQLKTHREP, from the exons gttGGCATGGCTTCACACCACTTCACCACGCAGCGTATCGCGGCCACAGGGCGTTGTCATATCTACTGCTGGAACATGGGGCAGACAGCAACATCCCCAATGATGCAGGGGAGACACCCTTTCATTTTGCCTGCAG GCGTGGGGAGCTCTGCATTATGCATCAAATGGTGAAGAATGGAGCGAATGTGACAGCACTGGATCACCAAGGGAAGACTGCGCTTCACCAAGCCGTGTCTGGTGGTAGTAT AGTTGCCATCCGTTACCTGGAAGAAATGGGTCGGTTCAACTTCCGTGACACGGACAGGTTTTTGCAGACGCCCCTACACATCGCGGCATCGCTTGGCAATGAGGACGTCACGAAATACTTGCTGAGAGACTCG AGGTGCAGAGTGGAGGCGACTGACACTTGGGGGATGACTCCCATGCATGTGGCAGCACAGACGGGTTCAGTGGCCATTTGCTGGCTGCTGCTGATGGAGGCTGGTTTCGCCGCACTGCAGCCACAGAACAAGGATGGGCTCGCTCCTCTGGACCTCGCCAAGCAAGGAAAAACGCACAG ACACCAGGAAGTAACAAAGCTTCTGAACAAGTACAGTAAGGAACAACAGAGGGGGAAGCCCAAGCAACCAACtg GACTATATTACGGCTGCCTGCTTCTCCCAGGGGTCCTGAGCTCCATCGTGTTCCTCATCGCAAGCTACCTCGGGAAATATGGGGGAGCTTTCAGCGTCGTTGCTTTTGCAATCCTCGCCAGGATGGTTTTTTTCCAGTACCACCGCATCTCTCATCTGGCCAG GTTACCAAACCCAATGTATGTCGGCACCTTTGCTGCTGGGATCTTTCACTCGTTATACTGCTTCTACTACAAGATCCTGCCTG TTCTGTGGCCAGATAAGCTACTGCTGTGGTGCATGACTATGCTGGCCACCACCTTGCTGTGGATGTTTAAGGAGCTGTTAACCAGGGACCCAGGGAACCTGCAGAAATCTGGCTGTGAAGCAGAGTACTCAACGGTCACTCAGCTTATCGAGGCAAATCAGAATCCGTCCAGGTTCTGTATCTACTGTGAG GAGGGGaacatcagaatcatggagcctggtgatttagcatctgcctcatggcttacagagaccagggATGAAGAAGACGAGTGTGGCAGAGGCGCCTggttcagcaaagggaggagctcCTATCTCAAGCtgaaggggcggcagggcctgctgtgtACGCAGCTGAAGACCCACAGAGAGCCGTAG